From Candidatus Protochlamydia phocaeensis, one genomic window encodes:
- the gatB gene encoding Asp-tRNA(Asn)/Glu-tRNA(Gln) amidotransferase subunit GatB, with amino-acid sequence MSHKYPHPSHSDWEAVIGLEIHVELNTKSKLFSVAPNHFGDDPNTNITEVCTGQPGALPVLNKEAVRKAVQFGCAIQAKVAKFSKFDRKSYFYPDSPRNFQITQYDQPIVLGGTVIAEVDGEEKSFAVNRVHLEDDAGMLKHFSTFAGVDYNRAGCPLIEIVSEPCIHTPREAVAYAMAIKAILQYIDASDCNMEEGSLRVDTNVSVRLKGENKLRNKIEIKNMNSFSFMEMALKSEINRQIQAYLDNPHLPHDQVIEQATYRWDPEKQETVLMRRKESADDYRYFPEPDLVPIILTDEYIEEIREGLPELPLQRERRYVRQLGLSPHHAFALTSEKALADYFEKALNSCSNARSLANWLLVEFPGRLKESGEDVITIGIKPEHAASLINLIEKGTITGRIAKSVADDMVAAPGKDPAEIVAANPDYKPLNDQAEIERFVDQVLAENGQSVVDFKAGRDKAFAFLVGQVMKLCKGKASPQLVNDLLKQKISQMP; translated from the coding sequence ATGAGCCATAAATACCCCCATCCTTCGCATTCTGATTGGGAAGCCGTCATTGGCTTAGAGATCCACGTTGAGCTAAATACGAAATCAAAATTATTCAGCGTTGCCCCCAATCATTTCGGAGATGATCCAAATACCAATATTACAGAAGTCTGTACGGGACAGCCAGGCGCACTTCCCGTGCTCAATAAAGAAGCTGTACGCAAGGCTGTCCAATTTGGCTGCGCCATCCAAGCCAAAGTGGCCAAATTTAGCAAATTTGACCGTAAATCTTATTTTTATCCCGATAGCCCGCGTAATTTCCAAATTACACAATATGACCAGCCTATTGTCCTAGGAGGCACTGTCATTGCAGAAGTAGATGGCGAAGAAAAATCGTTTGCCGTGAACCGCGTTCATCTGGAAGACGATGCAGGCATGCTGAAGCATTTTTCCACTTTTGCAGGCGTTGATTATAACCGAGCCGGATGCCCTTTGATCGAGATAGTTTCGGAGCCTTGCATTCACACCCCTCGCGAGGCGGTGGCATATGCCATGGCCATTAAAGCCATTTTGCAATATATCGATGCGTCCGATTGCAACATGGAAGAAGGCTCTTTGCGCGTCGACACTAACGTCTCCGTCCGTTTAAAAGGAGAGAACAAGCTCCGCAATAAAATTGAAATTAAGAATATGAATTCTTTCAGTTTTATGGAAATGGCTTTAAAATCGGAGATCAATCGGCAAATTCAAGCGTATTTAGATAATCCCCACCTGCCGCATGATCAGGTGATCGAACAAGCGACCTATCGCTGGGATCCAGAAAAACAAGAGACGGTCTTAATGCGCCGCAAAGAATCTGCTGATGACTACCGCTATTTCCCGGAGCCGGACCTAGTTCCCATTATTTTAACAGACGAATACATTGAAGAAATCAGAGAAGGGCTGCCGGAGCTGCCTCTACAGCGCGAGCGCCGCTATGTCCGCCAGCTGGGATTATCCCCCCATCATGCGTTTGCCCTGACAAGCGAAAAAGCGCTAGCGGATTATTTTGAAAAAGCGCTCAACTCTTGCTCGAACGCCCGCAGCCTGGCCAATTGGCTGCTCGTCGAGTTTCCCGGGCGATTAAAAGAGAGTGGAGAAGATGTGATCACCATCGGCATTAAGCCCGAACATGCCGCTTCTTTAATTAACCTTATTGAAAAAGGAACCATCACCGGGCGCATTGCGAAAAGCGTTGCGGATGACATGGTCGCTGCGCCAGGAAAGGACCCCGCGGAAATCGTGGCGGCCAATCCTGATTATAAGCCTCTGAACGACCAAGCTGAGATTGAGCGCTTTGTCGATCAGGTTTTAGCCGAGAACGGACAATCCGTTGTCGATTTTAAAGCCGGACGTGATAAAGCATTTGCCTTCCTAGTCGGTCAAGTGATGAAGCTATGCAAAGGCAAAGCCTCTCCGCAACTCGTCAACGACCTTCTCAAACAAAAAATTTCCCAAATGCCTTAA
- a CDS encoding SycD/LcrH family type III secretion system chaperone, with protein MKDDLSEFRLSKKVKEKLKNKKLLQKELAEGKTAQEILGFSDSTMAKFYGAAYQLFEHKRYVDAANAFLFLATLNLHNHDYWLGLGMATQMCQDYEAAIDAYELAALCDISSPVPYFYLAKCLFAIHDRESALQALDLAIETSNEFEEYAELKRQAQEAKRILLKHDGFNTSS; from the coding sequence ATGAAAGATGATTTAAGCGAATTTCGATTATCGAAAAAAGTTAAAGAGAAGTTGAAAAATAAAAAATTGCTGCAGAAAGAATTGGCAGAAGGAAAAACGGCCCAAGAAATTCTGGGATTTTCAGATTCAACGATGGCAAAATTCTATGGCGCCGCTTATCAATTGTTTGAGCATAAGCGTTACGTTGATGCAGCTAATGCTTTTCTTTTTTTGGCCACTTTAAATCTCCATAATCATGATTATTGGCTCGGTTTAGGAATGGCAACACAGATGTGCCAAGATTATGAGGCGGCTATTGATGCCTATGAATTAGCGGCCTTATGCGATATCTCAAGTCCAGTTCCCTATTTTTACTTAGCTAAATGTCTATTTGCCATTCATGATCGCGAAAGCGCTTTGCAAGCTTTAGATTTGGCGATTGAAACATCTAATGAATTTGAGGAGTATGCCGAATTAAAGCGGCAGGCGCAAGAAGCCAAGCGTATTCTACTCAAGCATGATGGGTTTAATACATCCTCTTAG
- the xerD gene encoding site-specific tyrosine recombinase XerD, producing the protein MKEDIEDFATYLVAEKGLALNTLEAYRRDVSVFLTFLEGQQVKAWADVGLEHITSFLADKQRGDYAPSSICRALIAIKVLFRFLKRERLLSSNVTLLLETPKLWQLIPDVLTPEEMDKLMQQPNCQTKEGARDRAILEVLYASGLRASELCQLKIQDVDDTFIRVQGKGGKERVVPIGTKAIAAVDRYLAFRDASADERQDALFVSRTHKPLDRIQVWRLVKLYARQAGISKSISPHTFRHSFATHLLDNGADLRIIQELLGHAHISSTDRYTHVSCTHLQEAFQAFHPRQHPIR; encoded by the coding sequence ATGAAAGAGGATATAGAAGATTTTGCTACTTATTTGGTTGCCGAAAAAGGATTGGCTCTCAATACATTAGAAGCATATCGAAGAGATGTGTCGGTTTTCTTAACCTTTTTGGAAGGCCAGCAAGTAAAAGCCTGGGCGGACGTGGGGCTGGAGCATATTACGAGCTTCCTCGCGGACAAGCAACGGGGGGACTATGCCCCGTCTTCTATTTGCCGGGCCCTTATTGCGATTAAGGTGCTTTTCCGCTTTCTAAAAAGAGAAAGGCTCCTCTCTTCAAATGTGACGCTGCTTCTGGAGACGCCAAAGCTCTGGCAGCTCATTCCCGATGTGCTGACGCCGGAGGAGATGGATAAACTGATGCAGCAGCCTAATTGCCAGACAAAGGAAGGGGCTCGCGACCGGGCCATTTTGGAAGTGCTATATGCAAGCGGACTGAGGGCCTCAGAGCTATGCCAGCTCAAAATCCAGGATGTTGATGATACCTTTATCCGTGTTCAAGGAAAGGGCGGAAAGGAAAGAGTCGTTCCAATTGGAACGAAGGCCATTGCGGCCGTTGATCGCTATTTGGCTTTTAGGGACGCCTCTGCGGACGAGCGGCAAGACGCTCTTTTTGTCTCGCGAACCCATAAACCTTTAGATCGCATTCAGGTCTGGAGGCTTGTCAAGCTTTATGCCCGGCAAGCCGGTATTAGCAAATCTATTTCTCCCCATACCTTCCGTCACTCTTTTGCCACGCATTTATTGGATAATGGCGCAGATTTGCGCATCATTCAAGAATTATTAGGACATGCCCATATCAGCAGCACTGATCGCTATACGCACGTTAGCTGCACGCATTTGCAAGAGGCTTTTCAAGCCTTTCACCCTCGCCAGCATCCTATCCGATAA
- a CDS encoding glucose-6-phosphate isomerase, translating into MSFVKEGRMAQQQPSFLNYPAAEKLQALAQNPIDLAKPGQLTPERLATYCSEACGFKLLYGTEKVTDEVMQALQQLAQEAQVLKKMNAMQNGEIVNHIEGYPSENRPALHTATRDFFEEPRTAPKAKEAALLARQEIDKLKSFLSKIEVENRFDDIISVGIGGSDLGPRANFLALEHLRKAGKRVHFISNVDPDDAAGVLKQVKDLKRTLVLVISKSGTTLETAINEELVCTRFKEAHLNPQEHFVAITMPGTPMDNRKKYLEVFHLWDWIGGRYSTTSMCGAVILSFAFGFDVFWEFLRGAHAMDLAALQSDLHKNLPLLAALLSIWNRNFLNYPTLALIPYSQALLRYPAHIQQVEMESNGKRIDQQGQSVNFQTGPVIWGEPGTNAQHSFFQLLHQGTAVIPVCMVGFKKSQYGKDLEIEGTTSQEKLLANLFAQSLALATGQTSDNPNKFFPGNRPTHILLGEQLTPFALGAFLSFFENKVAFEGFIWGINSFDQEGVQLGKVLSNKIIERFAAQRDQAQDRAFYPLGDAYLKHLEHFH; encoded by the coding sequence ATGTCATTTGTCAAAGAGGGTCGCATGGCTCAACAACAGCCTTCTTTTTTAAATTATCCCGCAGCTGAAAAGCTTCAAGCGCTTGCTCAAAACCCTATTGATCTAGCAAAGCCTGGACAGTTGACTCCTGAGCGCTTGGCAACATATTGTAGCGAAGCTTGCGGTTTTAAGCTGTTATATGGAACTGAAAAAGTGACGGACGAAGTCATGCAAGCTCTGCAGCAGCTGGCTCAAGAGGCTCAGGTCTTGAAAAAGATGAATGCCATGCAGAATGGGGAAATCGTCAATCATATTGAGGGTTATCCGTCAGAAAACCGGCCTGCCTTGCATACGGCAACACGGGATTTTTTCGAAGAGCCTCGTACTGCTCCCAAGGCCAAAGAAGCTGCACTTTTGGCTAGGCAAGAGATCGATAAATTAAAGTCTTTTTTGTCCAAAATAGAGGTGGAAAATCGCTTTGATGACATTATTTCTGTAGGGATTGGCGGCTCAGACTTGGGCCCGCGTGCCAACTTTTTGGCCCTTGAGCACTTGCGAAAGGCTGGCAAGCGCGTGCATTTTATTTCCAATGTTGATCCAGACGATGCGGCCGGGGTTCTAAAGCAGGTGAAAGATTTAAAGAGAACGCTGGTTCTCGTCATTTCCAAATCGGGAACAACCTTAGAAACGGCAATTAATGAAGAGCTGGTATGCACCAGGTTTAAAGAGGCTCATTTAAATCCCCAAGAGCATTTTGTGGCCATTACAATGCCTGGCACTCCCATGGATAATCGCAAGAAATATTTAGAAGTCTTTCATTTATGGGATTGGATAGGCGGGCGCTATTCTACGACTTCAATGTGCGGAGCGGTCATCTTATCGTTTGCCTTTGGCTTTGATGTTTTTTGGGAGTTTTTAAGAGGCGCCCATGCCATGGACTTGGCGGCTTTGCAAAGCGATTTGCATAAAAACTTGCCATTATTGGCCGCTCTGCTTAGCATCTGGAATCGCAATTTTTTAAATTATCCCACGCTAGCGCTTATTCCCTATTCTCAAGCGCTTCTCCGCTATCCAGCCCATATCCAGCAGGTCGAAATGGAATCGAATGGGAAGCGCATCGATCAGCAAGGGCAATCTGTGAATTTTCAAACAGGCCCTGTCATCTGGGGGGAGCCCGGAACCAATGCCCAACATTCTTTCTTTCAATTGCTGCATCAAGGAACCGCAGTCATTCCGGTATGCATGGTTGGATTTAAAAAGAGCCAATATGGAAAAGACTTGGAGATTGAAGGAACGACTTCACAAGAAAAGCTATTGGCAAATTTATTTGCGCAGAGTCTAGCTTTGGCGACCGGGCAAACATCTGATAACCCAAATAAGTTTTTCCCGGGCAATCGTCCAACGCATATTTTATTAGGCGAGCAACTCACTCCCTTTGCATTGGGGGCTTTTTTATCTTTTTTTGAGAACAAGGTGGCCTTTGAGGGCTTTATATGGGGGATTAATTCTTTCGATCAAGAGGGAGTTCAGCTTGGCAAAGTACTGTCCAATAAGATTATTGAGCGGTTTGCGGCCCAGCGGGATCAAGCCCAAGACCGCGCCTTTTATCCTTTAGGCGATGCTTACTTGAAACATTTAGAGCATTTTCATTAG